One genomic region from Bartonella australis AUST/NH1 encodes:
- the thrS gene encoding threonine--tRNA ligase, translated as MSYSISLSFPDGSKRDYHAEITGLELAESISKSLAKKAVAYSLDGVIRDLSDPLGQSGQVEIIVRDDPRALELIRHDCAHVLAEAVQELFAGTQVTIGPVIENGFYYDFAREQPFTLDDLTAIEKKMREIIQRNKPFRKEIWPREKAKKIFLEKGELYKVELINSVPEDQDVKIYYQGNWFDLCRGPHMRSTGQIGNAFKLMKVAGAYWRGDSNNPMLTRIYGTAFANENDLKSYIQMLEEAEKRDHRRLGREMDLFHFQEEGPGMIFWHPKGWKMFQTLVDYMRRRMDKHEYAEVNAPQVLDKSLWETSGHWEWYQENMFKATPAADGADDERIYALKPMNCPGHVQIFKHGLKSYRDLPVRLAEFGFIHRYEPSGSLHGLMRARGFTQDDAHIFCTEEQLADECLAINDLILSTYADFGFEDISLKLSTRPEKRVGSDKLWDHAENIMASVLKTIEKKSEGRIKTSILPGEGAFYGPKFEYTLKDAIGREWQCGTTQVDFNLPERFGAFYIDKDSEKRQPVMIHRAIFGSMERFLGILIENFSGHMPLWLSPQQIVTATITSEADEYAKEITAKLQTLGLSAISDLRNEKINYKIREHSLQKVPVILICGKREAETNSVNMRRLGKEGHISLSIEELIKKLSDEALPPDLRRLINA; from the coding sequence GTGTCTTACTCTATTTCTCTTTCTTTTCCCGATGGTTCGAAACGTGACTACCACGCTGAAATAACCGGTTTAGAGCTAGCTGAATCTATTTCTAAATCACTTGCAAAAAAGGCAGTCGCTTATAGTCTTGACGGAGTTATTCGGGATCTTTCCGACCCATTAGGGCAATCCGGTCAGGTGGAAATCATCGTCCGTGATGATCCACGTGCTCTCGAATTAATACGCCATGATTGCGCACACGTTTTAGCTGAAGCAGTGCAAGAACTATTTGCCGGTACACAAGTCACAATTGGCCCAGTTATCGAAAATGGTTTTTATTACGATTTTGCGCGTGAACAACCCTTTACTTTAGATGACCTCACCGCTATCGAAAAGAAAATGCGTGAAATTATCCAACGTAATAAACCTTTTAGAAAAGAAATTTGGCCTCGTGAAAAAGCTAAGAAAATTTTTCTTGAAAAAGGTGAACTTTATAAAGTTGAACTTATCAATAGCGTTCCTGAAGACCAAGATGTGAAAATCTATTATCAAGGTAATTGGTTTGATCTATGCCGCGGTCCACACATGCGATCCACTGGCCAAATCGGTAATGCGTTTAAATTGATGAAAGTTGCAGGAGCTTATTGGCGTGGCGATTCAAATAACCCTATGTTGACCAGAATTTATGGTACAGCGTTCGCCAACGAAAATGACCTAAAATCCTATATTCAAATGTTAGAAGAGGCCGAAAAACGCGATCACCGCCGTCTAGGACGCGAAATGGATTTATTCCACTTTCAAGAAGAAGGCCCAGGGATGATTTTTTGGCACCCAAAAGGCTGGAAAATGTTCCAAACTTTAGTTGATTATATGCGCCGGCGAATGGATAAGCACGAATACGCTGAAGTCAACGCACCACAAGTTCTTGATAAATCACTTTGGGAAACGTCCGGCCACTGGGAATGGTATCAGGAAAATATGTTTAAAGCAACTCCGGCAGCTGATGGTGCGGATGATGAGCGTATCTACGCCCTTAAGCCGATGAACTGCCCTGGCCATGTACAAATTTTTAAACATGGTTTGAAATCTTATCGTGATTTACCTGTTAGACTTGCTGAATTTGGCTTTATCCATCGTTATGAACCTTCAGGTTCTTTACACGGTCTTATGCGTGCACGTGGCTTTACACAAGACGATGCGCATATTTTTTGTACAGAAGAACAATTAGCCGACGAATGCCTTGCTATTAACGATCTGATCTTGTCGACTTATGCCGATTTTGGCTTTGAGGACATCAGCCTCAAACTCTCAACACGCCCTGAAAAACGCGTTGGCTCGGACAAATTATGGGATCACGCAGAAAATATCATGGCATCCGTTCTCAAAACGATTGAAAAAAAATCAGAAGGACGAATCAAAACAAGTATCCTTCCCGGCGAAGGTGCATTTTACGGGCCAAAATTCGAATATACCCTGAAAGATGCTATCGGTCGCGAGTGGCAATGTGGAACGACACAGGTGGACTTCAATTTGCCTGAACGTTTTGGTGCATTCTACATCGACAAGGATTCCGAAAAACGCCAGCCCGTTATGATTCATCGGGCTATTTTTGGATCAATGGAACGTTTTCTAGGTATATTGATTGAAAATTTCTCTGGACATATGCCGCTTTGGCTTTCTCCTCAACAGATTGTTACAGCGACAATTACATCTGAAGCGGATGAATATGCAAAAGAAATAACAGCAAAACTCCAAACCCTAGGCCTGTCAGCAATATCGGACCTTCGCAATGAAAAAATTAATTATAAAATACG
- the yidD gene encoding membrane protein insertion efficiency factor YidD — MFKLQPKQEKIQSRNYAGPWRKTPGRLVGAALVRFYQITFSSLIGNQCRHMPSCSEYTYEAIARYGLWAGIWMGLFRVIRCGPFGTHGIDLVPTSLDNSYYFYKPWRYWKISAKNNK; from the coding sequence ATGTTTAAGCTACAACCAAAACAGGAAAAAATACAATCCCGAAATTATGCAGGTCCCTGGCGGAAAACACCCGGACGGCTAGTGGGCGCTGCCTTAGTACGTTTCTATCAAATAACATTTTCCAGTCTTATAGGAAACCAGTGCCGTCACATGCCAAGCTGCTCAGAATATACTTATGAAGCAATAGCGCGTTACGGGCTATGGGCTGGTATATGGATGGGCCTTTTTCGCGTTATACGCTGCGGTCCCTTCGGGACGCACGGTATTGATTTAGTACCGACCTCTCTTGACAACTCTTATTATTTTTACAAACCTTGGCGCTACTGGAAAATTTCTGCTAAAAATAACAAATAA
- a CDS encoding iron-sulfur cluster assembly scaffold protein gives MIDNIYSNKILEYAAHISRIGRLDNPDATSKKYAPICGSTVIVDLKVKNCIIVDFAHEVRACALGQASSSLLASHIIGKKTQSLKILHETIQSMLTKNGPPPSAPFEAFACLQPIKDYKVRHASTMLTFDAVIDCIEQIEGKVNV, from the coding sequence ATGATTGACAACATCTACAGTAATAAAATACTTGAATATGCTGCTCACATAAGCAGAATCGGACGCCTCGATAATCCGGATGCAACTTCAAAAAAGTATGCACCTATCTGTGGCTCAACAGTTATTGTAGATTTAAAAGTAAAAAACTGCATCATCGTAGATTTTGCTCACGAAGTGCGGGCATGCGCTCTTGGACAAGCTTCATCTTCTCTTTTAGCAAGTCATATTATTGGAAAAAAAACGCAAAGTCTTAAAATATTACATGAGACTATCCAAAGTATGCTGACAAAAAATGGCCCTCCACCCTCCGCTCCGTTCGAGGCATTTGCTTGCTTACAGCCTATTAAAGACTATAAAGTGCGTCACGCCTCAACGATGCTTACCTTTGATGCAGTTATAGATTGCATCGAGCAAATTGAAGGAAAAGTAAATGTTTAA